CATTTTCGTAAAGCCCCTGTCGGTCATTTGCGTAATAACATCTTTTGTAACCTTATTGAAAGTAGCCTGGTCATAGTTGTCTTTGCAGTACAGAACGTAAACCCCATAGGTCATGTATTCGTTAAAAACATTTACAGGTGTTGGGTACGCGTAGGTTCCGTCTGCCTCTTCATTAACCCAATTTATTCGATCGTCAAAAACCTGGCTTACAAGATCCTTGTTAGATTCTGTAGGCGCGCCAACATAATTGTGGTCAATTTCGGTAAACATCACTCTTGTGTTTAATAACTCATTTTCAAGCGCGGTAAGGTTCGGATAGTTATCTATGGGCGGCAGGTTCATGTGGATCAGCGTAAAATTATTGTCCATAAATTGCCCCGTATAATTAAATCCGTTTATTAACGGAGAGCATAAAATGATATAACTGTCCTTTTTGGTTTCAAAGTTATTTTCCAGCCATTTCCATTGCCTGCCGAGGTTAGCGCTTTTGTCGTAGTCTGAAATGATCTTAGCGTAAAATTCTTTATGATCGGCATAGAATTTCCTGAAATTACTTTTCCTCGCAAAATCTTCTATTTCATTTTTGTAGGTGGTAATCGGGTTTATATCTATATGCGCATTCGCAACGCCCATTGCCGGAAATATAAAGACATTGCTTTTTATAAGTTTTTTCCCTTTTAGGTTATATGAAATGGCATTCCCGGTCAGGAAAACATAGTTATAAAGAGAAGCCGCCATAAGCGAATCAAAAGTTTTGATTATCGCTTCATTTTCGTAAGGCTTAAAGTAAGATCGTATGTCTTTATAATATTGCCCTTCCTGCTGGATCATATCACTGTTATCCTTACCGGTATTGGTAATGGCTATCATGATATGAATTAATTCTTTTAACTCATTGACCTCGATCTTATATTTTCCCTGGTTCTCTTTTTTAAACTTCTCCGAAAAATTTACTTTTTCCTGAGCTTGTGAAATAAATGAAATTAAGATTAGTAAGGCTGCAAACACATTTCTTCTCATGATATGATATTGTAATTTATTTATCAGGGGTATATTAATAATTTCCCTAATTGCGGATTGCTTTTGATTATTGGCGGACAAAATTACAAATAATATGATATAGCAATTATGATATATTGTACACGAGGATTATTTAACACAATGGCGTTGATTGGAGATTAGCAGGCTCTATTTTCGTGTAATTTAAAGTAGTAACTAATATCTAACTCGTCGGTTTTTTGTTTTGGACGCAACCATTCAGAAATTTCTGTATCTTTTATTAAAACCAGCTTATTATGAAAAAAGAATTACTATTATTATTCCTCTTTGTTGCAGGAATAATGCAGGCACAGGTCGTAAACATTCCCGATGCGAATTTTAAAAGTTATTTGTTGAACTACCAATTTGGCGATGGAATATTAGATGCCAATGGCGATGGAGAGTTACAGGTGAGCGAAGCATTAGTTCCTGATATTTTGGACATTTCTTTACCTGCTTCTTCTTCAATAAATTCTTTGCAAGGTGTAGAGGCATTTAATAATGTTACTTTTTTAACGATTTCATGCCGTGTAACGGAGATTAATTTATCAGGGCTTTCGCAACTGCAAACCCTTTGGATTAGTGATATTCAGTTAACAGATTTGGATCTTACAGGTCTTACAGGTCTTAAGGGGCTTCAAATTGAATGGGCGCCTATAGTTGCTATTGATGTATCGGGACTGTCAAATCTCGAAACATTAGATATAGATGCGCTAAACTCACTTACCTCAGTAATTATAGGAAATAATCCTAATTTAAAAAACATGTTTCTATATAGCACGAGCCTAACGGAATTAGACTTAAGCGGCTGTCCAAATATTGAATCCGTCAACCTGCAATTTTTTAATAACGCGGACGATATTTATGTAAATCTAAAAAATGGCAACCCAAGCTATAACCCTTATTCGGCGAATATAGATTTAGCATCTAATGCTAATCCTACAAATAAATGTTTTGTTTGTATGGATGAGGGTGAAGCTGAAAATTTCGGGAGTATGGAATCTAATGTCCTGCTTAGCACTTACTGCACCTTCACCCCGGGCGGCAACTACAATGTTATCACAGGTTCACTACTTTTCGACAATGAAAGTGATGGTTGCGATACTAATGATTCTGTCATTAGCAACATAAAACTTAATCTAAATGATGGTACGGAAAATGGTTCAGTTATAGGCTCAACCGGATTATACGAATTTTTCACCCAGGCAGGCACTTTCACAATCACACCTGATTTTGAAAACGACCTCTTCACAATTACCCCGCCATTTGCCGAAATAAATTTTACCGAAGTAGACAGCCTTGTGACCACCCAAAACTTCTGCCTTACGCCAAATGGCACTCACCCGGATCTTGATATTGTGATCGTGCCTTTTGGTGCTCGCCCCGGATTTGATGCCCTTTATAAGGTTGTTTACAGAAATAAGGGTAACCAGATGCTTTCGGGTTCGGTAGTGTTTGCTTATCAGGAAGATAAGCTGGATTTTGTTTCTGCCAATCCTTCTGAAAATTCCGCCACTCCGGGAGTATTGGCATGGAACTATAGCAACCTTGTGCCTTTTCAGCAAAGGGAAATATATGTAATCCTGAATGTAAATGCCCCAATGGAAACGCCTTCTGTAAATATAGACGACCAGCTTGGCTTTACGGCAACCATCAACCCTGTAACAGGCGATGAGTTCCCGGATGATAATGTGTTCGAACTGAACCAGATTGTAATAGGCTCTTTAGACCCTAACGATATCACCTGTCTCGAAGGCAACTCCGTAAACCCGGACAAGATAGGAGAGTACCTTCATTATAACATCAATTTTGAAAATACAGGTACAGCACCTGCGACTTTTATTGTGGTGAAAGATGTAATTGATGCAGCACAGTTTGACATGGCTTCGCTCCAATTGATCAATGCTTCCCACCCCGTGCAGGCAAAAATCACTGATAATAAAGTAGAGTTCCGTTTTGATGATATCAACCTTGGCGCGGGAGAAAAAGGCAACGTAGTGTTCAAAATAAAAACGCTCAATACACTTCAGGCTAATGATGATGTAACCCAAAAGGCCGACATCTTCTTCGATTATAACTGGCCTATAGCAACTAATGATGCTACGACAGTTTTCGAAGTCCTTAACCGCGGGGATTTTGCAAAAGATAATTCAGTGAAAATTTACCCGAATCCGTCAAAAGGCCTTATGAATATTTCAGCCACATCAGAATTAAAATCAGTAGAGCTTTATGATGTTCAGGGCAGGCTGCTTCAGGCAGGCAGCACTAC
Above is a genomic segment from Flavobacterium album containing:
- a CDS encoding DUF4932 domain-containing protein → MRRNVFAALLILISFISQAQEKVNFSEKFKKENQGKYKIEVNELKELIHIMIAITNTGKDNSDMIQQEGQYYKDIRSYFKPYENEAIIKTFDSLMAASLYNYVFLTGNAISYNLKGKKLIKSNVFIFPAMGVANAHIDINPITTYKNEIEDFARKSNFRKFYADHKEFYAKIISDYDKSANLGRQWKWLENNFETKKDSYIILCSPLINGFNYTGQFMDNNFTLIHMNLPPIDNYPNLTALENELLNTRVMFTEIDHNYVGAPTESNKDLVSQVFDDRINWVNEEADGTYAYPTPVNVFNEYMTYGVYVLYCKDNYDQATFNKVTKDVITQMTDRGFTKMELFMDSLLKLRSEHPNEKIDKWYPEFLKQLGEKK
- a CDS encoding T9SS type A sorting domain-containing protein, with product MKKELLLLFLFVAGIMQAQVVNIPDANFKSYLLNYQFGDGILDANGDGELQVSEALVPDILDISLPASSSINSLQGVEAFNNVTFLTISCRVTEINLSGLSQLQTLWISDIQLTDLDLTGLTGLKGLQIEWAPIVAIDVSGLSNLETLDIDALNSLTSVIIGNNPNLKNMFLYSTSLTELDLSGCPNIESVNLQFFNNADDIYVNLKNGNPSYNPYSANIDLASNANPTNKCFVCMDEGEAENFGSMESNVLLSTYCTFTPGGNYNVITGSLLFDNESDGCDTNDSVISNIKLNLNDGTENGSVIGSTGLYEFFTQAGTFTITPDFENDLFTITPPFAEINFTEVDSLVTTQNFCLTPNGTHPDLDIVIVPFGARPGFDALYKVVYRNKGNQMLSGSVVFAYQEDKLDFVSANPSENSATPGVLAWNYSNLVPFQQREIYVILNVNAPMETPSVNIDDQLGFTATINPVTGDEFPDDNVFELNQIVIGSLDPNDITCLEGNSVNPDKIGEYLHYNINFENTGTAPATFIVVKDVIDAAQFDMASLQLINASHPVQAKITDNKVEFRFDDINLGAGEKGNVVFKIKTLNTLQANDDVTQKADIFFDYNWPIATNDATTVFEVLNRGDFAKDNSVKIYPNPSKGLMNISATSELKSVELYDVQGRLLQAGSTTSLDISGRASGIYFVKVFTERGMKVEKIVKE